Genomic DNA from Hordeum vulgare subsp. vulgare chromosome 2H, MorexV3_pseudomolecules_assembly, whole genome shotgun sequence:
CTAAGACTATGATAATTCCTTTTGATTATGCTTTGCATACAATCCTTAGCTTAGGCTTTGTACTTGCAAATCATGTCTTGTACATCCTCGAAAGTGAAAGAACCGACCACCCTCCTCATATTCTTGTTGTTCGCAATCTTACTCATAAGGCGGCATgcctttacaagagtccttgtttCTTATGCCAATTGAAATATCAAGATGACGGACTATAGAGGGTGAATATCTCTCTATAAAACATTGTCTCTATAAGGTATTTGACAAAATTTCATGTTCTACGCTCATTGCATAGAACAATAGCCAACTTTTATTCTCTGCAAACGGGCCCGTGATGGGTTGCCCAAACAAAGAGTGCTTGAAGCCCACGTAGAGTACTAGTAAGTTTTACTGTGGTGCTTTTTCATTGTTTTTTTCTTCTTAATTCTTTGATATTTTGTTTCTCTTTCTATTGTTATTCATCCAGATTTTTGTACATTTTTTCCATACAAAAATCTTTTCCTTTTAAAAAATTAtgaattatttttaaaatttcaaacattctTTATACTCCTACTAGTGAATACTTATAAATTTATTAACATATTTTAAAAATCGCAATCATTTTTTAATTCATGACATTCTTTAAATTGATGGggatttaaaaaaatcatgaatagTTAGAAATCCTGACCATTTTAGAATTCAAGAACATTTTTCATATTTCATGAATTCTTTAATTTACAGACATTTTTTCTAATTCCTGAACATTTTCTAAATTTGAGGCATTTTTTTGGAATCTATGTTTCACATGGGAAAATGGATAGAAATATGGGGGAACAGAAAAAAAACACTTGGTAGAACCCGCACGTTGCGCGTATACTTGGCCGACCCATGACACTTCACATGTATGGTTTAGCCGAAAAGAAATTGGGAGCACGAGACAAATGCAGATGCTCACATACACCCCTATGAGCACTCTCGAAAGGTTGAGAGAATTTATCATAACTGCCTCGCTAACGATGTAATGTTACCTcccatttgaaaaatattttaccTTTTTTAAGATATATAGATGTCAAACCTAAGATTTGATCCTTGGGGTGGGGTTATAATATACTTTTAACCATATAATTATAGGTTGGTTCTCCACTTTAGTGACAGCTTGTCTCTTAGAatctactagcaaaagggcccgtgcgttgcaacgggagaaaaataattataatcttcaaggatgctgatcatattatgtcctTAAAATTTtaagacatttcttgaaatgcatgaacattttttaaattagcaaacatttttttcaattgcactcaaaaaataatacacaaactttttcctcaaaatcatggacttttattgttttcaccaacattgttctcaaaattatgaacatttttctgaatatgggaatacttttacaaatatcccgagcattttttgaattcacaaacattttatgttttcttcaaaattctatttcaaaattctcagttttataagttgcaaaagtttttcaaaagtcgatattatttaaattttaaaaaatggaacagaaaatgaaaataaaaaatgagactataaacagaggcacgaactgtttttaagatttttacacggacttttgtttaaaattattGACTTTTTTCATTTCACAGATATTTTCtaaaaatttaaacatttttttgtatgtgcaaacatttttcaaaactcctgagtagtttttgaattctcaaaaaaaaaatttatttcaaaatgctcagtttcttaaatttaagaaaatttatttgaagttctaaattatttaaagtagaaaaaaggaactgaaaagtaaaataaaaaaactaaactaaaagaacAGGCGGCCACGCATGGGCTGGCCCAAataggtgtgctgcatctttttccgatgcccagagcgtaatataggaggtgcctacatgggccggcccagtccggagaTAACGTTTTCTATGACTTATAAGTGGCAATTGTGGGTAATTTTCATCAACTTTATGGGCAATGttaatgacggacgacagaaacaCTAATTGCTTTATTAATAGGTTAAGAAAATAGGAGGTCTCGAGATTtgatatgatgtttttattgagtgATTTGACAGGTGGTTAAAGGGAGCTCCTATTCAACACGCTGGGCGCTGGGGGGAAAGGTGCAGCACACACCCCTGGCTCCCCCACGATCGAATTTGGGTTGGCCAAGGTGCGAGCAGGGCTCCcctcatttattttatttcttttttgcttcATTAAGAAAAGTAGGATCTCAAAAGAAGTTTAGAATTACTAATATACTCACTAACGCAAAACAAATGTTCACATGATTTTGCTAAAAAATGAGCATTTTAAATGTAATTTAACACCTTTTGTATAATTTGAGAAAAAAATTAAATTCACtaagaaattttaaaatttgatggGAAAACTTTGACTTCAAACACAATTTTTGAATtttatgaaaaaataaaaattcattaattttattaaaataatattgAACACTTTCTGAATTCAGTGGACAAATCTTTAATTcaatgaacaaattttgaattaaaaaaatattcacTACAATTCACAAAACTGGCCGAACCAATTTTGGGTAACATTCcaggttttcaaaaaatgttcttaaaATTTGGAAAGagataaaacaaaaaacaaaatgtaAAAATAGGAAAAACGAAAATGAAAAACATAaagggaaaaaaaggaaaagaagaaaacgatATGAAAAAAAAAACGAAAGAAAAACCATAAAACAAAATCTGGTTTGGGAAGACCGGAAATGAGCTAGTTGGGCCAGAACATGTACGCAACAGCGGAGTCGGGGTGGGTACACGCGCGGTCACTACCAGGCGACCTTGCTACGACGCTCTCTCTGATGTCATGATGGAGCAGAGAGATTTCATCATCCGGGAGTACGCGTAGATGTTTATCCGCACAAGTGACAACTGGAAGATGTTGCATCCTGTGATGAGTTGATGGTTGGAGGCTGACAGTTATGGTGTCCTCCTCCTACGTCATAGTCGTGCGAGGGTGTTAGTTCTAGTGTTTGATGACGTGTCCGGGGACACGTTCCCTGGTAGGATTCGTTCAACGGTAATGATTTTTGCTTCACGTAAACTATCCGTAAAGCTGCTGATCAGCGATGAAGCCGTGATGAGTTCAGATGAAAAGGTGATCTATCTTCTTTTTCTTAGtgaagagggacatgcactcgttTTTGTGTAGAATTATTTCATCTTTTTTGTCATATAATATTGGTATTTACATGATTTGTAACTGAATCTTTATTTTATTAATGAAACACCTATTACCATGAAAAAAATAGGTTAGTTAAACCTTGACCGGTATAAAAACGTAGAAGGATTTGACGAACGTTATGGGCTAGTTGGACTATAACCGACTCTGCCAGCAGACCCAAGCCTGCCAAATGAGGTCAGTTATAGTTGACTGAAAGCCCAATAGATGGGGTAGTACTTCTCAAGAACCACCGCGAAGGCGAAGCCCATTCTCCCGTCACGTCACGCAAATCCAATCCACGAAGATGGgcctgagcttctcgaagcgcgtGGACGCGGCGCTCCGGCGGGCGCCGGCGTTCGTCGTCGCCTGCGACGCCGCCCTCGACCGCTGCCTCTCCGACGCCCAGCACGCCTTCTCTGACGTCCGCCCCTACCAGCTCAGGCCAGTTGCCGCTTAAACAAGACTATGAGCTTCACCACTGAATTCCCCCAGTTCATGACGAAACATTGTCTCTAGAAGATATTTTACAAAATTTCAAGTTCTACGCTCATTGCATAGAACAATAGCCAACTTTTATTCTCGCACATGATGGATTCCCCAATCAAGAGTGCTTGAACCCCACGTAGAGTACTGGTAACTTTTTCTCTGTAGTTTTCTCATTGTTTTTTGCTTTTTAATTCTTTAATATTTTGTTTCTCTTTGATTGTTATTTATCCAGTTTTCTGTACATTTTTCcttaaaaatattttccttttaaaAATTTATGAATTAGTTTTAGAATTTCAACATTCTTAACACTCCTAATAGTGAATATTTGTAAATTTGTTAACATCTTTTAAAAACACAATCAATTTTTAATTCATGACATTCTTTAAATTGATGgagattaaaaaaaatcatgaatagtTTTAGATCATGACCATTTTAGAATtcaagaacattttttatatttcatGGATTATTTAATTTGCGGAAATAATCTAATTCCTGAACATTTTCAAATTTCGAggtattttttttggaatttatgttcCACGTTAAAAGAAATAGTCCACGaatgcacgggaaaatgaatagaAAAATAGGGGGCAAGAGGAATTGTTTTTGGTAGAATCCGCATGTTGCGCGTATACTTGGCCGGCCCATGACACTTCACATCTGTGGTTTATTGGAAAAAATTAAGAGCACAAGACAAATGCAAATGATCACATACACCCATATGAGCACTCTCGAAAGGTTGAGAGAAGTTATAATAACCGCCTCGCTAACGATGGAATATTACCTCCtagtagcaaaagagcccgtccgttgcaacgggagaacaaATTCCTCGTTTGCACCAAGCGACTCATTCATGTTGCCACTTCTATCTTCCATCTTCTCCTTTCAATATTACCGGGGTTTGTGGTTTAATATGGCATTGTTCTTTAATTTCACCCCTTTTCTTTCATTTCTCCATGAGAATCTTCACCTTTCGATCTTACCGAATTTTGTGATTTATGCCACTGTCCTTTAATTTCGCCTTTCAAAATATCATACACTGTACATTTGACTACCTAGGATGATCCTGCTAGGGATACACCTCGGGAGTTGAAACATACCTTCCACATATTTGATAATTTCAAAATTCGATAATGACTGTTTGACCTCAATGAACATGTATGTCTAAGTTTAGCAGTAACAAAAATATACTGAATTAAACCATGCAAGTCAATTTTACTACTTGACAACATTCAAGAAACGCGATGACAATCCAGTAATACTTCCGCGCATAAACTGGACGACTTTCCATGCCTCCTTATATTAGATGAAGAAATACAATGGAGTAAAGTAAGCAACTCACGAAGGAGGAAAGTAAGGACGCCGAAACGGATGTCCAAACCCACGAGCCACGAGAGGGCACAACCGTGTTGGGGACATCAGGTTGCAGACGCTTACATGTATAGGAGTCCCTGCTTCCAGTGTTGCAGGTACTTGAACACTGGAAAAATACCATCACTCACTTTAGATATAGCTGGCACCCGACGACTGATTAGGCACCGATGCAAACGAAAATCCTAGTCCCGTCTAGGAACACGGCCAGGAAAAGTAACAAATCACCCCGGAAGATAAAGCTGGTGCTTGACATGGCGTATGGCATATGTATATTCACCTCCCATGTTCGTCAGAGACATGTCTCCATAATTTTCCTTGTCTGAAAATATATGAGGTGATCATCAATTCTCAAAGAGGAAAAGTGAAACTACACATCATGAGAGGAGAGAAAAAACTAAACTTCCCTAAAAAATGAACACCCAATATTACGTCAAGACAGGAGTACTGCCCCAATTCCTTCATTTGATTTTcataattctccataattttCCTTGATTCGTCGTGGACTCTTTTACCActccgatccatattaattgtcgcTTATCTAGTAGGAAGTTGGTATATGCATCAGAGGGACCAAGGGAGTACTTCTTAGTATTAAAATTTTCTAACTCTGACTTAGCATATTCATATAAAAAAGTAAGGGTCGATCAAGAACACACTGTTCTAGATTCCACTTCACACTTACTTTCAGTTGTCGAGCATTAGGCAGTAATTGTTCCAGAGACCAAGTCGGTATGCTGCACAAGTAAGGGTCGATCAAGAACACACTGTTCTAGATTCCACTTCACACTTACTTTCAGTTGTCTAGCATTAGGCAGTAATTGTTCCAGAGACCAAGTCGGTATGCTGCACAAGTAAACAAGAGGACACAATGATCATcatgacaatagtgacaacacaaTAGAAAAAAATAAGAGCACATGCTTGTAAACGTCAAGTAGTTGTTGATGTGTGGCATCCAAAAACAGCGATAGCCATGGAGGAGGATCTTATGTGTTCTACGACAAAGAAGAAAAACCCCAGCAATCTGAAACCCAGCCCACTGGCTACAAAATGCCTACAATCTCTCAGCCATAGAACGGTGAAAGCGTGCATTTGTGAAGATCAAAACAAATTGCAGCCAACGGAATGGTTAGAAGCATATGATGGAATGAGTGAATCACCTGGCTGGGAGAGCGCAAGATTACTTCCCCAATTCCGGTTCTGCTTCAGATTGACTTCCTCTTGATCACGGCTTTCGCTTTATCTGCCTCCCTGATTTCCTGCCAATTTTCGTTTAATGGCTTGCCGATGCTGGCAAACTTGGCACCAATGGACCCCAATGCCTGTAGGGTTGTGCCTGCAGCAATGGGAAGCCCGGCACCGTCAGCTGTAGAAACCTCAGATGGCCTTCTGAGAGTCCACCCACCTTCTATAACAGCAAAGATATTGTCACATCCATGAGCTAAACAGGTTTAATATCGGACAAATAAGTGAAATTAAGAAGAGCGCTGCTGCAGCGCTACAACGGTAGGCTGCAAGAGCATCACAGTTATTTTTCATACTACCAAATAAACCAAAAAATCTTTAAAAGAAAGTTGAACAGCAGGGTGAAGCAGTTCCATACCTTTAACTCAGAGTCATCTACTCCAACATAAACAAGTTTTCGTTGTCTTTCTTCCTTTTTCCCAAACGTAAAATttgtaaaatcttcaacctgtgggATGACAGGACATAAGCATTGCCGCCGAAAAAATTGAGGAAAATTTGAATAGGCTGAATAATAGATCCCCTAACGTCCTGAGTTTGTGTGGCAAAAAAGAGAACAATTTGCCTATTCTGCATAACAATTCCAGGATCTTTCATTAGAAAACAGATTTTAGTATTGGTGATGGCTATAGAAAAACAAACAACATTTATAGAATAACAAACTGTAATTAGTTCCCGCTTAATTTGATTTAGAGAATAACAAACGACATTTATATCCACTGGAGTTTATATGTATCATCTGAGTTTTTCGTGAAGCCTGATAAGCAAATATAGTGACTATGGGTAATATGAAGAAATATGTTTCACTTGCTCCATCAAAAATGGGAATAGAAAATTACAAAACTTGCATGAAGAGACCTACTACTCGGCCAATCAGTACCAAATTTTCCAGATCCCAGGAATGGCTATACATCATCAGTCACGCCAACCTGATGATGGTTCAAAAAACGCAAGCATGCAAATCTTAGTGATAGCTACGAGATTagaaaataaattcaaatagaACCGATGAACTTGTAGCATCATCAAGTGGGGATTATAAAGAACAATTCGCTCATGTAAGATCATTGAAACTAGTATAAGGCAAATTCTTACAATAGATGGCCATTCCAAAGTTTATATGGATAAAAGTGGACATGCCTTGCATTGGGACTTACATCATCACAAGCGCCCTAGTCGTCATCGGGACATAAAACCTTCTCCCGCCTGCTCGGTCGCCATGGGCAAGAAGCCAACAAGGGCTAGCGTTGGCGATGCTTCATGAACAGAGAGATGTTCCCCTGCAATAGAGAAGAGAGGGAGCTTCAGGAACAAAGCACCAACTCGAAAAGTCCAAATCAAAaaccagagagagagagggagagagaagtgcTGGAGAAGGCACCTTTTCCATGGCGCTGACACAGGCAGTATGAATCTGACTATGTTTACTTCTTACTGGAAAGCCACTTAAATCGTGCTCTGTGTTTCGGTTTACAAATTTCTGACGATTATGTATGGCTTAATGTTTATACCTGTCGATTTCAAGGGTCTTCTGAACATATCGGTTCTTGATCTTGCATATGCATGCATCTATTGAAGATAAATAAGGCTAATTAGTCTGCCCCTGCTCAAACTTCAGTTATTCTATCTAATTTCTAGTCAGCCTGCTTTCAACCAGCTATGGACTGTTGAGCAACTTGGGTATATAACATATCTTTCTCTGAGGTACGTCCTTTCAAGAGAAACATGCACGGTTTGGCTGACCTCACAAAGCGTGACACCAAACTAAGAATTAATGAATTCATCACAGTGCTCCTGTTTGGCTGGCCTCCTGTACTTATTGCCATTTTCTGTAAAGCAAGTGTAGCAAAAGCATACTGATAAAAAAGAAGGTTCATCACTTTTGGCAACACATGCACTTTAGTTTCCCATTGGAGTAGGCAGCCAAAAATATGTTTTGAAACTGAAATGGAACTAATAGCAAATAAGACCATAGTCGCAATTCACAGTGTGTGTGTCTTCTAGTAAGTGCAATCTCAGCTATCATTCAGCAAGGCTAACTGTTGTTAGCATTGCAACAACTGTCAGACAGGTTATCCAACATATTAGAGATATATGGCTGTTCAACCAAAATATCATACTGAACAACAGAAGTTCAGTGGTAAGTTACAGATCCCAAACGCATACTCTTGAGTATTTTGTCAAATGTCATCTACAATAGGAGACAAGGAAATGTTTTTAGAAaatatacttgagggtcatcagaACTTCCAAATAGTCAATCGGAGGTATGCTCCAAGAATGTAATAGCACCACCAAGATTCTTCTCATTCACACTCATCTGATATCACTTCCTCCTATAGCACCACCAAGATTCTTCTCATTCACACTCATCTGATAtcacttcctcctatatataaatgTTATCAACTAACATTGTATCTTTAGTTTAGATCACTTAACAGACAATAATTTTCCATTTGCATGCCTTTAGGATACAATTGCATGCGATTGTTTTAGTATCAGCAGGCAGTCATGTATAAGTATTGCAGAAAATGCAACCCTGAACTCCAAATGTTCATATGTCATGAATTAGAGAAGGTCAAGTGTTCCAACCTTCACTAACAAGTCCAAGGGTCTCATACTGGATTGATGAATCTGGGGTGCACGACTTCAGATCCTCATCTTTGGTTTTCTGACTGCTACCTTTGATCTTTTCATGCAAAACAAATTTATATTTCACCCATACACACTCCATGATAGTACCGGGATCGTTGCTGGAGGGGTAGTACTCTCTGAAAGCCTGTGACACAAAGAGGCAAAACCAAGGAGTTATGCACTGAGGTAACTGCAAGGTCCAGCTACTGCACTTCTGTGAGAAAGCATGATCTTACGCAATACATATTTTTCCATGATCAATAAGGATACATGTTACCTAGGCCATCGTCGGTTGCCGTTGCCGCTGCACCGTCATGCTCATTATCCTCCCCGCATTGAGCACCTCCTGGACTGGGTGAACAATAAATGAGATGGCAAGCGACTCCGATCTAGATCGAGGTCGTCGTATGCGAGGAAGGTCGCTCCAGGTCTCCGTAGACAGGGAAGGTCGattggatgacgacgacgactggaTGAAATTGTCGAGGAGGAGATGCCGCCGATGGCTCCGTTGAGAAGGCAAGTGGATCGGGGACATGTCCCTCTGGATGGAGAATGGAACCGGGGCAGGTGTTGACGATCAGAAAGCTAGATCCCATGGGtgagaggagagaagggggcCCCGTCAAAGGCTTGCGCCAACGCGACCGCGGCGCCCCACGCGCCGGAGCCGAACGCGAAGTTGTCATCGCCGACGACGAAGTTGGCCTCGTTGGGCCCGACCACCTCCTCAAACGAGGGGGCGTCGGGGCGGCTCCAATCGACGGCCCCGTCGGAGGCCTGCGGCAGCGCGACCGCGGCACCCCCCGCGCTGGAGCCGAACGCGAAGGTGTCATCGCCGGCGACGAAGTCGACCTCGTTGGGCCCGACCACCTCCTCCAACGCGGGGGCGACAAGGCGGCCAGATGGAGGCGGCCTCTTTCCTCCCGCgcgagcatggccggcggcggcCTCCCTCCCCCCGCGCGAGCACGGCCGGCGGCGGATCATGAAACGGCTTCCCTGCCTGGCCGggtgggaagaagagaggggagatcgtgggCATCACGAGATGGAGGGGATCGGGATCGAGGAGGTTGGGAGAAAACGGGGTCATGGTCTGTGGATGCGgctcttttgttttttttctagTATCCAACCGAGGAAATGAGAAGGGTTAGCAGGAGCGGGATCGCTAGACTGGGAGGTACAGGTTTTATCGTGGGTTAACCGGTTTGGTTTAAGGAGGGATAAAAAAAATCGATTGGTTTAAGGAGGGATAGAAAAAATAAATCAGTGAAACTCTGGTGGTAGAGACGGGGGATCGcacgaggtcgaaccatcacgacgacggcagatcccctttaataatagagattgaaaaatatttgaccttttttagatagATAGATCTCAAACCTAAGGTTTGATCCTTGGGATGCGGTTATAATGTACTTCTAACCATATTATTATAGGTTAGTTCTCCAGTTTAGTAACAGCTTGTCTCTTGGAATCTAAAATAGAAGGTCTCGAGATTTTGATATGATGTTTTTTTATTGAATAATTTGACACGGTGGTTAAAGGGAGCTCATATTCAGCGCGCTGGGCGCTGGGGGAAAGGTGCAGCACGCACCCCTGGCTCCCCCCACGATCGAACTTGGGTTGGCCCAGGTGCGAGTAGGGCTCCCCTGTTTTTTTTATTCCTTAAAAAATAGGATCTTGAAAGAAGCTTAGAATTTCAAATATAATCACTAATACGAAAAAAGATAATATAATTTTTCTAAAAAATGAACATTTGTAAAGAAATTTAACATTTTGGGTATAATATGAGCAAAATTTAAATTCACTAAACATTTTCTAAATTTGATGGGAAAATTTTGGATTCAAACACATTCTTTCGATtttaagaaaataaataaaattcacgaattttattaaaataactttgatttttttaatttaaTGTACAAATCTTCATTTCAGTGGCCAAATTTTGATTTCAAAAACATATTCAGCAAAATTTGAAAAATTGTCTGAACCAATTTTGAAAAACGTTACAGGCTTTCAGGAAATCTTTTTAAAATTTGGAAATAATGAAAACTAAAAACAAAATGTAAAaataggaaaaaaggaaaaaagaaaaagaagatgcgaaaaaaaacaaaggaaaaaacagaaaacaaaatccgGTTTGGGGAGACGGAAATCAGCTAGTTAAGACGGAACATGTGGGCAGCAGCGGAGTCGAGGGTGGGTACGTGCACGGTCGCTACCAGGCGACCTTCTGCGACGTCCTCTTGGATGTCATGATGGAGCAGTGAGGTTTCATCATCCGGGAGTACACATAGATGTTTATACACGCAGGTCACAGCTGGACGATGGTGCATCCTCTGGTGAGTTGTTGGTTGGAGGCTGACAGTTATGGTGTCCTTCTCGGATGTCATAGTCCTGTAGGGGTGTTAGTTCTAGAGTTTGATGGCGTGTAGAAATGTTCCCCGATCGGATTCGTTCAACAGCAATGGTCTTGCTTCAAGTAAACTATATTGAAGGTCTGTAAAGCTGTAAATCAGTGATGGAGTCGCGTCAAGTTCGAGTGAAGAAGTGATGTATCTCCTTTTCCTTGATGAGGAGGGACATGCATTGGTTGTTGTGTagaattattttatttttagtccTGTAATGTTTGTATTTACGTGTTTCGTCACTgaatatttattttattaatggaACACCTATTGCCATGAAAAAAATAGGTTAGTTTTTTTTTTAAGACAACCTTGTCAAGCTTTATTTAATCTGTCGTA
This window encodes:
- the LOC123428613 gene encoding uncharacterized protein LOC123428613 encodes the protein MIRRRPCSRGGREAAAGHARAGGKRPPPSGRLVAPALEEVVGPNEVDFVAGDDTFAFGSSAGGAAVALPQASDGAVDWSRPDAPSFEEVVGPNEANFVVGDDNFAFGSGAWGAAVALAQAFDGAPFSPLTHGI